In the Juglans microcarpa x Juglans regia isolate MS1-56 chromosome 6D, Jm3101_v1.0, whole genome shotgun sequence genome, one interval contains:
- the LOC121234540 gene encoding ras-related protein RABD2c: MNPDYDYLFKLLLIGDSGVGKSCLLLRFADDSYLDSYISTIGVDFKIRTVEQDGKTIKLQIWDTAGQERFRTITSSYYRGAHGIIVVYDVTDQESFNNVKQWLNEIDRYASENVNKLLVGNKCDLTANKVVSYETAKAFADEIGIPFMETSAKNSTNVEQAFMAMAAEIKNRMASQPMNNARPPTVQIRGQPVKQKSGCCSS, translated from the exons ATGAATCCCGACTA CGACTATTTGTTTAAGCTTTTGCTTATTGGGGATTCTGGTGTTGGCAAATCTTGTCTGCTTCTGAGGTTTGCT GATGATTCATATCTTGATAGCTACATCAGCACCATTGGAGTTGACTTT AAAATTCGCACTGTGGAACAAGATGGGAAGACCATTAAACTCCAAATT TGGGACACTGCTGGTCAAGAACGTTTCAGGACAATAACTAGCAGCTACTACCGTGGGGCTCATGGGATTATT GTTGTTTATGATGTCACAGATCAAGAGAGCTTCAACAACGTTAAGCAATGGTTGAATGAAATTGATCGCTATGCGAGTGAAAATGTGAACAAGCTTCTAGTTGGCAACAAATGTGACCTTACAGCAAATAAAGTTGTGTCCTATGAAACAGCCAAG GCATTTGCGGATGAAATTGGGATCCCTTTTATGGAAACAAGTGCTAAAAATTCGACCAATGTGGAACAAGCTTTCATGGCCATGGCTGCTGAAATCAAGAATAG gATGGCAAGCCAACCCATGAACAATGCCAGGCCTCCAACAGTGCAAATTCGGGGACAGCCCGTAAAACAGAAGTCTGGTTGCTGCTCTTCTTAA